The region CATGACAGTGCAATTTCGAGCTGTCTGAATATAGATCAAAAGATGCGGAAAAATGATGAAGTTTAGCGGAGGGACCCAATTGTTTTAATTTCTCTTGAGCGTTAACTTTATCGCTGAGTCGGTCATAACAGGTTGACAGAATGAGAATAATAGTACTCCTCGTTATTACAATTCTACTCTCATGCGCCGGGGGTGGTGACGAATCTATAGTGTATTATCCTAACGGACAGCAGAAGGAGAAAGGTCTTCTCACGCATGGCAAGAAGGATGGTGAATGGACCTGGTGGTTTTCCAACGGTGCTGTCCGCGGTCGCGCTTCTTACAGTCGGGGCAGGAAAGATGGCGCTACTGTCTGGTTTTATGAGAAAGGCGGCAAAGAGCGGGAGGGAGAATTCAGCAATGATAAGCTCCACGGTCACTGGACGTTCTGGTATAATAACGGGGACAGGAAAAGTGAAGCCAGCTACCAGCGTGGTGTCCTGAACGGGCAATATACGAAGTGGTATCCTAACGGTGTGAAGCAGCAGCAGGGGAACTATAATAACGGCAAACGAAGTGGTGAATGGGTCTTCTGGAATGAGGACGGTAAAATGTTGCGTAAAGATATCTACCGGGGCGGCTATCCGCAGAAGTCGATTCTTATGGACGATGTGTCTGATTCTTTGTATCATTAAGGCGCAACAGATGGATTCCAAACCACTTTTTCATGTTGAAAGGATTATGTTATGAGTGATGAAAAGCAGCAGTATGAGATAATCGATATTAAGTCATTAGAGGCGTTCGCCAAGCTGCATAAGATCTGCTTTCGCGACCGTGAAGATTCCACCCGCGTCTATCCGCCTGGTTCCTACGTAGGCAAGGAGATCGACTGGTCATGGATCGAGGCTAGAGTTGAAGAGTGGAACCGGGTCATCAAAGAGATGTGAATTCTGTATCTGTGCTAAGATTTAATCAAGAGTATAGCTGAATTTATTGGATATATAGTAACGTCCCATTGACGATTAAAACCTGTTAATCACCGTCATTCCCAGCGAGTCGAAACCCGCCATCGCCTTCAGTTCAGCGGCGGCATCCTCCAGTGGTACTATCTTTTGCACGAGCCGACCGGGATCGATTTTTCCATCCGAAATCATACTGAAAACCTCCTTATAGCGGCTCGCCTGAATCCCGTGGCTTCCGACAATCTCCATTTCTCGCGCTATAACCTGATCCATGGGGATGATGACGTCACTTTCATCTCCTACAGTCAGACCGATTTGTACATGCCGGCCGCGTTTGCGGAGTGAACAGATAGAATTAGTAGCAGTCTCAGTACTGCCTAAGGCATCGATGGAGACGTGAGCCCCTCCGTCCGTTATCTCGTGTATCTCTGTGGCTGGATTGGTTACCTCTGAGGCGTTGAGTGTCTCTTCAGCACCTGCAGACTGTGCCAGTGTAAGCTTCTCCTCGCTGATGTCCACGCCGATGACTCTGGCGCCGAGCGCTGATGCAATCATGATTGCCGACAGCCCCACACCTCCGCATCCATAGACGGCTACCCACTGATTTTTCCTCACGCATCCCTGATCAACCACACCCCGGAAGGCGGTTGTGAAGCGGCAGCCGAGGCTTGCGGCGGAAACATAATCCAGGTCATCAGGAAGGCGGGCGAGATTATTATCCGCATAACGAATGGCCACGTATTCGGCGAACGTACCCCAAGCCGTGAATCCAGGCTGGTAGTCATTATCGCAAACATTGGGGAATCCCGCCTCGCATTGGGGACAGACGCCACAGCCGCAGCAGAACGGGGTGGTGACGCGGTCGCCCGGTTCCCACTTTTGGATGCCCGCGCCGACGTCCAAAATCGTACCGGCACATTCATGACCGGGCACGTGTGGGAAAGATGTAATGGCCGGATCGTGTCCCATCCAGCCGTGCCAGTCGCTGCGGCAGATGCCCGATGCCTTGACCTCGATAACGACGCCGTCATTCGGTACCTCCGGCTTAGGGACGTCATCGATTCTGAAGGGACCTTCAAAACTGTCATACAGGATTGCTTTCATCTGTAAAGCCTGTAACAATTTAGAGTAGAGAACTGTTACGCACCACCCCGTTGATATGCTTCATTGGGAAATATTGTCAGCGAATTGCCTGGTTCGGACTGTTTTGAACAGTCAGATATTGATTCTACGTTTCACCTTTTTACATATAGCTCACCTCACTTATATTCTGTCTCACAATCAAGGAAGACTTAGGGAAGGGTAGAAACATGTTTGAGAAAAATCTTCTGAAAGACAAAACAATTATTGTAACCGGGGGTGGGACAGGTCTCGGCAAGTCAATGTCTCAGCGGTTCTGCGAGCTCGGAGCGAACCTTGTCATTGCCGGTCGTCGGGAAGCAGTGCTTGAAGGAACAGCCGCTGAACTGAGGACTACGGGTGCAAAGGCATTACCGGTTCAATGCGATGTTAGAGATACGGCTGAAGTTCAATCCATGGTGGAACGAACTGTTGATGAGTTTGGTGCTGTAGACGTCCTCATCAACAATGCTGCCGGAAACTTCATTTCGCCGACAGAAAAGCTCTCCGAGGGCGGGTTTAGAGTGATTATTGACATCGTTCTACACGGTACTTTCAACTGTACTATGGCGGCAGCGAAGAAGATGATGGAAAACTCAGGTGGTACAGTCCTCAATATTATAACCACCTATGCATGGACAGGATCGGGCTACGTGGTTCCGTCAGCCTGTGCCAAGGCGGGCGTTCTTGCCATGACGCGATCGCTGGCCGTTGAATGGGCCAAATACGGCATCCGCACGAATGCCATCGCCCCGGGACCGTTCCCTACGGAAGGGGCGTGGAAACGATTGACCGTTCCGGGACTGGGCGTTGAAAAGAAGATGAAAAAGCGTATTCCGCTGGGCAGATTCGGTGAGCACGAGGAACTCGCAAATCTTGCCTCGTTCATGGTGAGTGATGGGGCTGGCTATATCAACGGTGAAGTTGTGACCATCGACGGGGGTGAATGGCTTAAGGGGGCCGGACAGTTCAATGAACTGGAGAAAATTCCGGAGGTAGCCTGGAAAGTGATGGCGGCTGTGAGGAAAAAAAGGAAGAAGAAGTGAAAAGTAGAATGGACTGTGTCATGCTGCGAGCAGTGATAACCGGTCTACTGATTTTGAGTGGATGCACGAATGAGAATGCTGACACTATCTTTATAAACGGTAACATCTGGACCGGCGTTGAGGCCGGCACGCGAGCGGAAGCAATTGCCGTCATGGGCGATAGAATCAAGGCTGTAGGATCGAATCAGGAGATCAGTGCTTTGAAGGATCCCAGCTCAAAGATAGTAGATTTGGCAGACCGCTTCGTAGTCCCCGGCTTGATGGATAGTCATACCCACTTCATAAGCGGTGGATTTCAACTGGCAAGTATCAACTTGCGCGATGTGGACAGTCAGGATGAGTTTGTCCATCGTATCGATAGATATGTCCAGTCTGTCCCCTCTGGAAGTTGGATCGAGGGCGGAGACTGGGACCACGAACTGTGGGGTGGTGAGCTTCCGACGCGCCATTGGATTGATGCTGTCACTGGAGACAGACCTCTCTTCGTCGGGCGATTAGACGGACACATGTCGCTGGCAAACTCTAAGGCGCTCGAGTTGGCTGGGATCTCCGCTGAAACTCCAGATCCTCCGGGAGGCATCATCGTCCGCGATTCATTCTCTGGCGAACCGACAGGAATTCTGAAGGATGAGGCTCAATCTCTGGTGACAGCGGTCATTCCTGAACCTTCTGACAAAGAGATGGACAAAGCATTAGCAAGGGCCATGGAGTTTGCTGTCTCCCAGGGCGTTACCCAGGTGCACGATATG is a window of Candidatus Neomarinimicrobiota bacterium DNA encoding:
- a CDS encoding zinc-dependent alcohol dehydrogenase family protein, encoding MKAILYDSFEGPFRIDDVPKPEVPNDGVVIEVKASGICRSDWHGWMGHDPAITSFPHVPGHECAGTILDVGAGIQKWEPGDRVTTPFCCGCGVCPQCEAGFPNVCDNDYQPGFTAWGTFAEYVAIRYADNNLARLPDDLDYVSAASLGCRFTTAFRGVVDQGCVRKNQWVAVYGCGGVGLSAIMIASALGARVIGVDISEEKLTLAQSAGAEETLNASEVTNPATEIHEITDGGAHVSIDALGSTETATNSICSLRKRGRHVQIGLTVGDESDVIIPMDQVIAREMEIVGSHGIQASRYKEVFSMISDGKIDPGRLVQKIVPLEDAAAELKAMAGFDSLGMTVINRF
- a CDS encoding SDR family oxidoreductase, with translation MFEKNLLKDKTIIVTGGGTGLGKSMSQRFCELGANLVIAGRREAVLEGTAAELRTTGAKALPVQCDVRDTAEVQSMVERTVDEFGAVDVLINNAAGNFISPTEKLSEGGFRVIIDIVLHGTFNCTMAAAKKMMENSGGTVLNIITTYAWTGSGYVVPSACAKAGVLAMTRSLAVEWAKYGIRTNAIAPGPFPTEGAWKRLTVPGLGVEKKMKKRIPLGRFGEHEELANLASFMVSDGAGYINGEVVTIDGGEWLKGAGQFNELEKIPEVAWKVMAAVRKKRKKK
- a CDS encoding toxin-antitoxin system YwqK family antitoxin; this encodes MRIIVLLVITILLSCAGGGDESIVYYPNGQQKEKGLLTHGKKDGEWTWWFSNGAVRGRASYSRGRKDGATVWFYEKGGKEREGEFSNDKLHGHWTFWYNNGDRKSEASYQRGVLNGQYTKWYPNGVKQQQGNYNNGKRSGEWVFWNEDGKMLRKDIYRGGYPQKSILMDDVSDSLYH